The sequence below is a genomic window from Daphnia pulicaria isolate SC F1-1A chromosome 6, SC_F0-13Bv2, whole genome shotgun sequence.
TTGGGAAGCCATTTTTCCTGTTGTTCAGGAGTGCACATGCTCATCAATGTGGGCAAAAACATGATGTAATGAAGAGCCAAAGGGTTGCCTTCTTTAAGCGCAATCGCGCCGGCACCAGTACTTAAAAGCGCTACGGTGGAAACGTCCTTTGGCCTtgataagaaagaagaaatgatgTCAAGTTTGCAATAGAATCTCGTAATGATGAACCGCTTACTCTGTTTTTTGTATCATGTTTGATTtatacttttaaaaaacttacccATTTGACGGATCAGAGAGCTTTTTGAACAGCAGACAAGCCTTCCTTAGTTCAGCTGAATATTTGTCTGCGTGACTAAGATATTCAATAGGAATCGAATCTTTCAGGTCTTCATCGCTCACAATAAACTcctctgaaaagaaaaaaattacatttagaTTATAACAGTTTTATGAACATTTACTTAATATAGTAACCACTAAAATATGCGTACACTAGCTATAGAAATTTTAAGATTAGATTaataaagcaaaaataaaaatgaaattttatttcacctAGATCTCGACGTTCTTgcgttttttctttgcctCCATCAATCAGATTAGTGATTTCTTCTTTATCAAATGAGCAACGGGAACGTTCTCTCtttaaatccaaattttcGTAAACAACGCCAACcattttccacttttttttaaactttacttttttaaaaacctttGCTCACTGCAATTTTCTATAGAAAAGAGTGATTGACTGGACAAGGCAGCgaacaaaataatataatacaGCCAGAAGCGATAAAATTGTTGACCAAACTTTCATGCACCACTCTGACGGTCTGAACTCTATCgggattgaaaatgtttttttggactttgcGCTTTCACTTCAGACTTTCACTCTCTCCTTGGTTGCCAGACTGCATCCGTCGAGCTTTCATCACTAAAAAAACTTGCTAATTTTAGACGGCTGGGAAACCGTAACTATTACGCATTCGTGGCCAAATATTTTGCATAAAAACAATATATTTGAACAGCAAACCCTTGAGAGAAATGACAAATTTACTAATTCATTTCAAGGCGCAGCCATTTTTCCAAATTAGTAAGGTACACAAGGTGTTTAACGATTTAACAGCGATTATCTCCAactgtaacattttttttaatactcaGCTCTCTCAATTCCCTGTAATTTAAATTGTTCCGTAAAATCGTTGAAggcaatatgttttttttttttgtttttttctgatctgGGTTTTCTCAGATTTAGCGCTATTATTTTCCTGCATCGATCCTGTACTTTTGATCCATCGGGCTTTACTGAATCTTTCCAGGGAAACCGGTTTGGTCAAACATGTGTTGCTTGAATTGTTTCGCGATGTTCCTTCCGGCATGAACGTTGAAAGCTTGGTCAAAGCCTTTGGACCCAGGTGCTTCGGGTCCCTGATTGCGGAAGTAGCTAAACGAGCTGACCACACCGACATCTGttacgaggaaaaaaaaatgtcaagttaAATTTTGAAGTTAAGTTTTTATCTTCATAGTCAATACCATCCCTAAGACCGTCATCAAAGTTATTCTGAACTGGCGATTGAGGATCGTTGGAAGGGCCCTTGAAAAGTCCAAAGGATCGGAACGATGGATCTGTTTTTATCGGTGGATATGGGAATTGGTTTCCCATATTATGAATATCTTTCttcatgaaaaaatgaataaaggtAATGAGAAATGGCTACATAAATAGttgttaaataaaataaaaaattactacTTACGCCACCTACATTTGCTTTAAGACTTTTTTCCGGTACTCCAAAAGTGGAATGAAGGttagattttaattttccttTGATCGACGGTTTGCTGGACTTGTAtccgggttgttgttgttgttgtttttgttgttgttggattggTGGTTTATGATCTGCTCGAACATCATATGAAATAGTACTGTTAGTGTTGTGCGGGGAAAGCCAAGTTATTCACATTAAATGGAAGTCGAGTTTACCCACTGCTTCGGCGATAATTTGATTTATGTTTAAAGGATGCGGAGACTTGTATGTATGCTTAGTAGGTGGCTTCCTTACAGGAGCATAATTCTAagtaaaaacataaaataactGAGGGGAACAAATGAAATCATGAAGAGCAAGAATTCAACCTGAGGAGGAGAGACCACTTGACCATAGAGCGGCTCTTGCATTTCAGGATTTTTCAATCTAAACCCTGTTAAGAAGCTGGGATCACTGTGATTGTCAACCACATCATTAGTGTCATTAGAGGCGGTCGAGTCAATGgttttgctttctttttcctctttgttCGAGTTTCCTACGTAGAAATCGATTGTTActtaacatttaaattttatgttaCCGTGCAACAGGTATAAAAGAattattaaattgaattacCATTATTAAACGTGAATGGGTCAAAATTAACAGCTGTATCTTCAAAGATTGGGCCGTTAGAGCTGGTTGGTCTACTGGTCGACAGTTGGGAATACGAAGTGGTAATTGGTGATCCGATGGGTTGAGAAATCGGAATCCAGTCATTACTTGCCGCATTTACTGTAGGGGTAGCACGAACGTTAGTGGGTCCTTGGAATGGCACCGCACGAGTAAAAGCCGCTTGATTGGCTGTGGTTTGGGGAGAGTGCTGAGGGGTTGGATGGCTTTTTAATGGTTGAATAGGTGCCGGTTGGTGGGAATGAAAGGGCGAAGGCTctataatttcaaatgaattagtATGTTGTACATTGTCATTATCAATATAACTTAGAATATACGGAATAAAATTCACCTGATTTTCCGCCAAGAGAATTGCCAGTTTGGATAACAGGACTAGCAGGTCGTTTATGGTTGAGCTTaaataaaattgcattaaAACTTGAACTCGACGAAATAATCCACAATCACAATTACCACAAACGATCCGTGAGAACTGCTTGAAATTGATCTGAAATCCGATTCTGGTCGTGAGCCTTCCACTACTGGCACCCCTTTCATGTTACCGTCGTTTTGACGATGTAAATTTCTGTTGCTTGTTTCTGAATCTCGGATTACACTTACTCCAAATTTGGAATCATTTCCAGCAACCATGTTTGCGTTCTTTACAAACGTGCTATTAGCCCCCCAATCAGAGCTAACAGCGGGTGGTGGATTGAGTCCTTCAATTTTAACTGAAACAGCACCGGTACCTGTTGATCCTTGATCCTTATCGCTCACTAAATGCGACTGGATCTGGGAACTACCAAAAacagaattaattttcattgaaTCACTTTGAACGgtatttttgtgtttacaaGAATGCTTTGAAAGCGGGTATATCCAATTGTCTACTCTTAATCCCAGCTGTTGACGCAGTATTCATCATGAATTGCAAGGTGAGCAATAATCCAAGCTAACATGCAAATATAGAATACTATTAATGCTTCTTCATAAAATAACATATAATACTGATGTATTTACTGATAAAGCTTACCAGTTTAGTAACCGCCATCTCCTCGAGATCGATTTGTTATGATGAAATGGTCGAAGAAACTGAGAAAACTTAATTGAATTCGAAAACACGGaggaaactaaaaagaagCAGACGTTTCTCGAGTCGTCGTTGGAACTGTTTCAATAATCGCGTTTCCTATCTCCTATATATAGCTTTCTTTTGACTGAGCATCGACAACAAAGGTATGAAAGTCTTCACTTCCTACTTTGTATTATTTTCTGGTTACCAATGCACAATATTTAACTTTCGCAATAGTAGTGATTGTTGAAAGGAATTTGTGGTGACGGTAGTCGATTTCAAGTGAAAGAGATACCAACCTCATGGCATAATGTGAATCGTGGGAATACGtgttcccttttttcctcATTAAATTATAAGAAATACTATACAGGAAGAATTTCCTGTGGCCACCTGACGCGCCTCCGAAGACAATTGGTCTTCGGCTGTCTGTACTGGCGCTGGTCAAAGTAGAAAGTATGCCAAGAATATTCtatacaactttttttccctttaattGCTGGTGCTGTATAGCTCCTAATGGACCAGTTTATAATAGTAAACCCATAGCAGCTGTTTTGACTTTTCTGTACAATAGTAATAACAGCAGTTGAACACGACGTTAACTGTTGAACATTTACTTTACATTTCTAAAGTTCGTCAATAAAATTCGGAAAAAAAGATGCACGAATAGCGCGATGTGTTTGAAACGCAGGAATGAAAGAGAAAGaccctaaagaaaaaaaacttagcTTTCCACgagattacttttttttttcgtaatatttaGACATTATTCAAATGGCTTTCTCCTTAACCAAAATTCGTAACCACACGTTCGAGGCCACAGGGCGTGCACGAAAGAATATGATATTTAGAAGTCTGTAGTAAGAAGCTGATCAGTTTCCaacattgtgttttttttttgcatttaatCAGAAGAACAACCACGAATACATACGTACGAAACTACGAATTCCTGTGGTAGTGAAAATAATTCGCGAATTGGTATGAGTGATTTGATCATCAAACACATGTTTCACATTTCTcaagatttttcctttttgctctATCTCTGCTACAGAAACCAAAATATCTAATCTATTTCCTGTTTTCTAGTTACTCATATGTACGACATAATCGTTACGTAAAATAGTGGAACAAGGAGATCTCTTACATACATCAAAGCTTATGTCTTATTTGACAGTtcagaaagaaaggaaaatttaGCTTGATAAATACCTTCCTGCTGCAGAAATTTGTGAAGCACATTGTCAACTAATACTCCAATTAAGTCTCAATTTCTTTAATGGGGAAACGGAATTTAGTTCAGTCTATTTTGCAAGCCCATACTTCACTTCAGCAGTGCTGACCGGTGCTGACGATAAAAACATTGTTTTCGAATAATCAGCGTTGCCCTATTTCGTTAAACGGCCAccgataatttaaaaaagaaaagaagaaagaagaaacaccATGCAGGAAATAAATTCGAAAAGTACCACCACTATATTCTACTCTCGTACCACTCCTACAGCCACTTCTCAACCAGAATAAGGAATGAAAAGGGAAACTTTGGCCAGCCCCTCGTTCTGCCATTATTGTGTCTCTATTAGTCTATTTGTATCATAAGATAAGCGTGTGTtcggaaaaaaagtaaaatagttTCTCCTTTTGTATCGAAAGTCGCATACGTAggttttttttggttgaatAGAACTGTTCTTCAACTAAAAACTACAGATGATATTTCAATTATAGGAAAGCATGTATAAATACTTTACTGCTTGATTTAACTTATGGCAAGCTATGATCACGCTACGTGGAGTGCcggaaaaagcaaacaaaaacgaTAGCGTACACTGAAAATAACAAGAGTACGGAATACTTCTTCCTTATGGAACGCCAtagggacaaaaaattaactgctcccaagtaagcattaatttagtgctctccaaaaataagtgctgaaaatttagtgctctctcgcatccgccctctagcgggcggttcaaaatatttcgtttctcCGCCTGCTTGTGAGAGGAGTTAGAAGCTATCGattaaaatccaatatttAGCTAAACTATGGGATTTCTAAATTCGAATGCTTGCCCTTTTTCTTGCCTCATCACCTTTGCCAACCCGGCAACCCCTTATGTCTTCCGAGAATCCTGAAATCCGTCATCCAACATCCAACATCCGATGTTCGGCATGTCCGGCGATGCCGAACATCGGAACATGCCAGGACTAATATTGTTACTTTTgctggggaagaagaaaaagtatcgACGAAGTACTAGTCACGAAGATTACTTCGACAAAGATGGAATCATAAAAAGAGACGATAAAAATCACAGGACAGAAGGGTGGTGGCGGAGGTGATGGGGCAAGACGCTGATCGACGCTGATGTATTCGAAAATAAGATTTTAATCGATATTCAATAGtcaattttttcattaatagcgaaatattttgaacggcccgctagagggcggatgcgagagagcactaaattttgagcacttatttttggagaaCACTAAATTAATGCTAACTTGggagcagttaattttttgtccctaTGGCGTTCCATACTTCCTTACCAACGTCGAAGAATCCTGAAATTTAATGATgataatttttcaaacaagacgggccaataaaagttacagtTTACCCAcaatactttttctttctatttaccTAATTAGGGGATGAATTACAAGCTGTAAGGAGAAATCCTGTTTACAGGTCTTGTattctgaatttttaaatcaatattttaaaGGTAGGAAggttaaatacaaaaagatgAAATCTAATTTCACGCAACCGGTTAAggttaaatacaaaaatatgaaatcaaatttcgCGCAACCGGTTGCGAAGTAACAGTTTGTACAAATGATGATACATATGACTGGAAGTGATGGTTGAGAACGACTGGGAAATCACTTCCACAATATACATCTTAAGGAACGAATGTTTCAACGTTAAGCGCAGAGTATTACACATTGGGTACAGGACGAAAGAGTAAAGGACGCAAGTTATCAGAAGTGTAGGTACTAGTAACAACATGCGCAACATCTCGACTCCTAGCATTGTTAATCAAATCCTGCCATGTCTCGTTCATTTGCAACGTTTGAAAATGCCCACAAACTATAAGCGACTCTTTGGCACGGGTCATGGCGACATTCATTCTTTGCAACGAGCTAACAAAACCAATATCTCCGCCGAGATTTCTTACTTCCCGTGCTCTTACGCAAGAGACTATGACaatatctttctctcttcctTGGAAACTGTCGACGGTGTTCACCTCTACTCGGGATGcgctgaaaaatatttgaaataaaataagttttaCGGAATATTTATCGCCAAATTATCAAACCAATAGATGGTGTACTTACTTTATACGGTTAACctcttcattcatttttttaactatATATTGCTGTTGACTCCGGTAAAAGGTGATGACACCAACAGATTTCCCACGGGTCAACGGAGAGTTCACGATCAACGTTACAATTTTTGCCACCAAAGCGGCCTCGTTCTCGTTCTTGAAACTTTGATCTACAAGTTGTTCAAGTCCATCAATCACGTTTAACACCCTAAAAAATTGAGATTCATAATTATAATTCTAAATGGTTCGAAAactggaaaagaaatggaggtCACAGCAGTTAAAACGATTCACGAAAACGAACCTGTATTCGTAACAAGGTCCGTTCCTGATAAGACCTTCAGCTGTTACAAGTTTGCCACCGTAAAAGTACTTTGAAGGCCACTCGCATATAGAAGGGGCCATTCTATATTGCGTGTTCAACATCATGACGCCTTCCTCGTTCTCCCGATTTGTAATCATTCTATTGGAGTAAAAACGATTGAAAAGCGACTGATCAAATCGATTTTTTGCGGCAACCTGAAAGgggcaaaatataaaaaaataaaaaatattttgagtgTTCATGTAATAATGTGTGTGAatggcatttttaaaaattgtaccTGAGAAGTCACAGTTGCAGGTAACTGATCTGGGTCCCCGATCAAAACAAGTTTGCTAATACCAAAAGCGAGCGGCGTAAGTGATTCGGGCTCCGTACACTGGGATGCTTCGTCAAGTATGCAACAAAGAAATGATTTGCTAGACCTTTCcctaggaaataataaaaaaaaaccatcaatTTTTACGAACATTTAGGAAAATTAAAGGTATTTACTCAATGAAGAGGGTCTCCATTTCTCTACTGCGGCAAGAATTCAGAGTTGTGCAGATAATTTGAGCACGagaaatcaaatgttttttcatcgcaAGACGCTCTTTGTCAGAATTAAAATACTTTGCATGAGTTTTATAGCATTCTTGATAGGACCTGTCCACTCcgtcaatttgaatttctaaCTGCTCTAATTTTCTCCCATGCATCCGGGCTTCATCCGATTGTCCTCTCTATGaagtgaaaataattttaacacGGGTTCAAAACTggactaaatttttaaataaaccttGTTGGCAGCATCAATTGAAGCTATTAAATTGGTCTTGTTTTTTCGGAGACTATGTAATTCTTCTGTTAAAGTTCGAAGTTTGCCACTTTCCGGGGAATCTTTTGTAGCTATAGTATCtcgttgaaattttctcgttAATTCGTCAAGAGAAATTCTTGCCACGTTGGGATGCATGGACGCCAGAACTCCGATGCGCACAACTgtggaaagcaaaaaaaattattaaaattgcaGGTCATTGTTTAAACTAAAATTTACTTACTGTTGTATCTACTCTTCTTCTCATCACGTGCAATCATAAGGCGGTTGGCTATTTCATCGATTGCATTGTTCGATGGTGCACAGACTAGTATACGTGGGAAGCTGTTGGTTTTTTCGTAATGCGTAAACATCATGCGCGAAATCAATTCTACAATTACATGGGATTTTCCAGTACCTAAATGAAAAGCACATgttaacattttaaataaaacacaaaatagaTGAGGACAAAATATCTAACCTGGAGGTCCCTGTAAAAGGGCAACTTTAGGTTCACGGTCTGATGCGCAAACCATCGTCCTTGTAATGGACTCGACAGCTTGATATTGACAAGGATTCAAAACTGGATGATTTTCTTCAACATCAACTGTGTCCAACTTGAATGCATCCACATAATCACTTGGGTGAAGGATTACGTCACATAGAGGGGAACAAGCTAACTCGGCGTtgagaatgaattgtttaacTACCGTGTTAAGTCGTGATATTTTAGTGACGGAAAAGATTTTGTCCAGTTCTTTGGGGACATTGGACATCTTAATCCATAGAACGAACGACATCCTGAAGTAAAGAACATTTTGGCGCTGACAGGTTTCCAACAGACGCGGATCAACGTCTTCTGCCCGCCAATTTCTGGTCACCACTTGTTCAGCAACACCAAAAAATTTCACAGGAGGTTTCTGAGGTGAAATATGGACAGTCAAGGTTACGAGTTCCATATCGATTATCCTTATTGGCGACAGAGCTTCACATTGAAGAAGAGCGAAACCATCGCAGAACTTGGgttttgaataaatcaatgGTCTTATAGAATCATGTTGGCTTGTTTCCATATCCTTGCAAAGGCTAGCCCATGTCTCGTGGAGCATAAGTGGGGTAAAAATGCTACAATAAGCTTCCAGACTGTCATAAGCTGACACAACTGGTAACAGCGAGAGCTCTGGAAGACTTTTATCATTTTCTCGTTGTAATGCATTAAGTAGCGGGGGCGGCACATCattcttttgcttcttttgttcctattttaaaaaatttcaattagaatcaaaatttctcacgtaaaataaaatgaaaaaaagttacTTCAATCCATTCATAACACCAGTTACATATTCTGTACAGAATGTCGTTCGTTAAAGCAACCCTATCCACAGGACGGACAGGAGTTTTAGTGGGAAGAGGTGGAGTTGGGGGTCTTGATTCAATTtcatgaattttgtttttcacctcCACGATCGACACTTTCTTTGGACGGTATAAACCATTCTTCAAGCCTTGATATTTTAGAATACCACGCATACCATTGTCAGAAATCGGACGTGGACGCTGTATTTCATCatctacataaaaaatttaaataaataataaaaaacaaatattttaataagTTCAACACACTTACCAGGGACGGGAAGTGGAATAGTTTCATCATTAGGATTTGATGGGGCCATTGGACTCGCATTGGAATTAGAAGGGGCTGGGTGTTGATGTTGACCGGGAAGTGATGGTATTTCCCTTCCTTCTCGACGAACATTTCTTATTGAATTCGGTGGAACCCACTTCTTGTTTCTTCCAAGCGGTTGAGCCTCATCTCTTGATCTATCCTGATATCTGCTAGGATGTTTTGAATGTCCCGATGATGCTTCATTTTTATCGCCATCTTCAGAAACGCTAACTCTCCGTGCTACTCGGACATGGGGTTTCTTGAAGGAATACGACACGGAAGGAGTCTCAGACGATTCCATTGAATCTGCTCCCATTGGTTCTGATTCATTGTCATCGCCGGGATATTTCCTCTTGTGTGCAGATGAACTTGCCGAATTCGAAGCATCTTGATCATTAGACACTCTTTCGGCATTGGACGTCTTCGGTAACCTTGGTATGCTGAAACCGGGTAATGAAGAACTTGTGGCTTTCTTAGTACCTTCCTTCGGTCCATTTTCTTCACCAAcgaaatcttttaaaaataaatctccgCGGGATTTCTTGGTTACTTTGGCCTATCAAAGAGAATTTTATAAACGAGATTTTGACAACcaaaatattaaactgataTTACCTTCACTGGAATTGGCGCAGATGACTTTGGCTCTTTGGGAACCTGGGTAGACGGTCGGGGGGTTAGAAATTTCTTAGTGGGATCAACACTAGTAGATGGTTGTTCGGTCAATCTTCTATCGCTCATCggtctattttttgccttcTTCTTGCTTGCTTCGTTAACGGAAACACGATAACTTTCCATCCCGTGCTCTTTACATAACTTTTCTCGAACTGAGCCAATGCCATTCGCTGATTTTCTCTTGCGGCCGGTCTGTGGTTTAGGCGGTATTATTGGAATTCGTGGTGTAGCGACTtttgattgtaatttttttcgttgatcGTCTTCGGCTGACTGGTTATCCGTTTCCCTCCTAGAAGACTCACCAGCAGTTGCCAGGGAAGATCGCCCTCTAACAGGTGTATGCAAATTCTGGGGTTCGGTTTGAAgaattgtttttcctttttggttaAAACGTCCGGACTTCACAAGTGAATTCAACTTATCCACGTCAGTTCCCTTCCTAGAGATTTTCTTGGATAaactcgtttcttcttcttcctcctctgcaATTTCTTTCAGAAATGCTTGCGAGAGTTCTGGAAAGAAGGGACTGTCTTCATCTGATGAACTTGAAGAGACCACTAACGGAGATTTGCCGTGATGATCGTCGGCATGCTTTCGAACTGGGCTATCCAAAGGCTCTTGTTTGAAGCGGGATtgggaagaaaaagtttcctcGTCACCGGAACTCAAAATAATGACGTCCTCATCAGATTCTGGGCAATGGTCGTTTCGTTTCCCACAAACAACATTCGCCTTCACAACTGCACAGTCGTCAGAGTCTTCtaccaaattttcaatttgtggTGCTGAAGCAGACCCCATTCGACCACTGCAAGAAGGAATTCTTTGTTCGGACCCTGCTTCTCTGGAAAGTTTTTCTACGACGAATACCGACTTGGGAACTTTACAGACAGAAGCGGCATTAGATGAAAACAAGGCATCGTCATCACTGGAATCCTCTGAACTAGATGTGCGTTCGTTAAGATGAGTCACTTTTTTCAATGCTTTCCCTTTTGACTCCACTCCAGTTAGGGAATTCTTTGCGTGATGGTTGGCAATGTTTTTAGAACTGTCTTCATTATCGGAATCTGAATCCGAACTGTAGAGTAATAAACGTTTCTTGCCATTCAATCGCTTTTTTGTTGCTTTGGAGTGAGCAATGTCaccatttaaatatttttttggaaGTCCTTCAATAACTACTTTACAGTCCAATTTTAACTTGGCGTCGTCCAGCGATGGTCGTACGGGTTTTGAGTTGGACAAAGTTGGAATCATTTTAGCATCGTCGTTACGAACTGGGGTCTTTTCATGGGAGCCTAGAGGAATATCATACATTATGGTGAAACTTAAGCATTtgttaaatagaaaaatccaaattaaGTATACGTTTTTGCTGATGCGAATTTGATGCAGTGGAAGATTCCTCGGCGGTACAAGCACGCGTTGTTTTTTCATGCGAAACGCACGACTCACCTATGAATATTCCTATTAAACCACTTCAACGTCAATAGATTTTCAATTTACTTCATCACACACTATGATACCTTGAATATCAGATTTCTCAGAAAATATTGGAGACGATGGAAGTATAACCTCTGGAAAATTTGGTATTTTAATGTGTTGGGAGTCATCTGAAGCTACATTTTGACCTTGTGGAGTTTCTAgcaatttcattgaaaatttgttataTTAAAGTAAAATTACGACACCATTTGAAAATGACATGAGAACAAACCTGATTTATCTGGGTCATCACTCggtttccctttttcaatatctgtaaacaaaaattgaagctATTACTCAAACCACACTTGCTTGAAATTTAGTAATACCATTAGATAAAGGATCTGTTCTGCATTCTGATTCCTCCAATGGATCACGGGCTGCAGAAACACCAGGTACTTCAACAATCATAAGGTCACCATCATTCTAAATTCGTCAATGCCTTGTATTAAATTAATGTAGTTTAACACAAATTTCACATACATAAACTTTAATTTGGCTGAGATTACCTCATTTTCATCTTTAACAGTATTTTTCAATACATTAAAAACATAGTAATCTGACT
It includes:
- the LOC124343119 gene encoding uncharacterized protein LOC124343119 isoform X4, producing the protein MLSVDISVIEIKGVICIMEDWYLERLGHQNSRHHLNILLGPREKLTIGRKAGGVVDIVCNGKTVSREHCVLKYVDNCWSIEDLKSMNGVFLNRNRIPANTPTILRERDILGVGAIETTESDYYVFNVLKNTVKDENENDGDLMIVEVPGVSAARDPLEESECRTDPLSNDIEKGKPSDDPDKSASDDSQHIKIPNFPEVILPSSPIFSEKSDIQGIFIGESCVSHEKTTRACTAEESSTASNSHQQKRSHEKTPVRNDDAKMIPTLSNSKPVRPSLDDAKLKLDCKVVIEGLPKKYLNGDIAHSKATKKRLNGKKRLLLYSSDSDSDNEDSSKNIANHHAKNSLTGVESKGKALKKVTHLNERTSSSEDSSDDDALFSSNAASVCKVPKSVFVVEKLSREAGSEQRIPSCSGRMGSASAPQIENLVEDSDDCAVVKANVVCGKRNDHCPESDEDVIILSSGDEETFSSQSRFKQEPLDSPVRKHADDHHGKSPLVVSSSSSDEDSPFFPELSQAFLKEIAEEEEEETSLSKKISRKGTDVDKLNSLVKSGRFNQKGKTILQTEPQNLHTPVRGRSSLATAGESSRRETDNQSAEDDQRKKLQSKVATPRIPIIPPKPQTGRKRKSANGIGSVREKLCKEHGMESYRVSVNEASKKKAKNRPMSDRRLTEQPSTSVDPTKKFLTPRPSTQVPKEPKSSAPIPVKAKVTKKSRGDLFLKDFVGEENGPKEGTKKATSSSLPGFSIPRLPKTSNAERVSNDQDASNSASSSAHKRKYPGDDNESEPMGADSMESSETPSVSYSFKKPHVRVARRVSVSEDGDKNEASSGHSKHPSRYQDRSRDEAQPLGRNKKWVPPNSIRNVRREGREIPSLPGQHQHPAPSNSNASPMAPSNPNDETIPLPVPDDEIQRPRPISDNGMRGILKYQGLKNGLYRPKKVSIVEVKNKIHEIESRPPTPPLPTKTPVRPVDRVALTNDILYRICNWCYEWIEEQKKQKNDVPPPLLNALQRENDKSLPELSLLPVVSAYDSLEAYCSIFTPLMLHETWASLCKDMETSQHDSIRPLIYSKPKFCDGFALLQCEALSPIRIIDMELVTLTVHISPQKPPVKFFGVAEQVVTRNWRAEDVDPRLLETCQRQNVLYFRMSFVLWIKMSNVPKELDKIFSVTKISRLNTVVKQFILNAELACSPLCDVILHPSDYVDAFKLDTVDVEENHPVLNPCQYQAVESITRTMVCASDREPKVALLQGPPGTGKSHVIVELISRMMFTHYEKTNSFPRILVCAPSNNAIDEIANRLMIARDEKKSRYNIVRIGVLASMHPNVARISLDELTRKFQRDTIATKDSPESGKLRTLTEELHSLRKNKTNLIASIDAANKRGQSDEARMHGRKLEQLEIQIDGVDRSYQECYKTHAKYFNSDKERLAMKKHLISRAQIICTTLNSCRSREMETLFIEERSSKSFLCCILDEASQCTEPESLTPLAFGISKLVLIGDPDQLPATVTSQVAAKNRFDQSLFNRFYSNRMITNRENEEGVMMLNTQYRMAPSICEWPSKYFYGGKLVTAEGLIRNGPCYEYRVLNVIDGLEQLVDQSFKNENEAALVAKIVTLIVNSPLTRGKSVGVITFYRSQQQYIVKKMNEEVNRINASRVEVNTVDSFQGREKDIVIVSCVRAREVRNLGGDIGFVSSLQRMNVAMTRAKESLIVCGHFQTLQMNETWQDLINNARSRDVAHVVTSTYTSDNLRPLLFRPVPNV